A DNA window from Paramormyrops kingsleyae isolate MSU_618 chromosome 10, PKINGS_0.4, whole genome shotgun sequence contains the following coding sequences:
- the ufsp1 gene encoding ufm1-specific protease 1: MTARNGSWDLALLRNAHFGLPDPETTIVRRSLVSGECLYFHYGCDGQDDRGWGCGYRTLQTLSSWLCVNGSQRSYQKLVPSLPEIQQALVTMEDKPPSFIGSREWIGTFEAALVLDHLYDVPCRILHVPGGGSELHHHFEELHHHFETHGSPVMMGGDRDNSSKGILGVCTGAQEIHMLVLDPHYYGPPLERAAVQHSGWVSWRSVGSLDHCSFYNLCLPQTAGK, translated from the coding sequence ATGACAGCAAGGAATGGCAGCTGGGATTTGGCTCTGCTGAGAAATGCACACTTTGGACTCCCGGACCCTGAGACGACAATTGTCAGACGCTCCCTAGTGTCTggggagtgtctgtattttCATTATGGTTGTGACGGACAAGATGATAGGGGCTGGGGCTGCGGCTACCGCACTTTGCAGACTCTTTCTTCCTGGCTGTGTGTAAATGGATCACAACGAAGTTATCAGAAACTCGTACCCAGCCTGCCTGAAATTCAGCAAGCTCTGGTCACCATGGAGGACAAGCCTCCTTCATTTATAGGATCCCGCGAGTGGATCGGAACTTTTGAGGCTGCCCTTGTTCTGGACCACCTTTATGATGTTCCCTGCCGCATCCTGCATGTGCCAGGTGGGGGATCAGAGCTCCACCACCACTTTGAGGAGCTCCACCACCACTTTGAGACCCACGGTTCACCAGTCATGATGGGCGGGGATCGAGACAATTCATCCAAGGGCATCCTGGGTGTGTGTACAGGGGCCCAAGAAATTCATATGCTGGTGCTGGACCCACACTATTATGGCCCCCCACTGGAGAGGGCAGCAGTGCAGCATTCGGGGTGGGTCTCCTGGAGGAGTGTGGGCTCCCTGGATCACTGCTCCTTCTACAATCTCTGTCTGCCACAGACAGCTGGGAAATAa
- the epoa gene encoding erythropoietin — MEIPRLVAVLLMVLEWAHSGLPSPLRPICDPRVLDRFIKEARDMEVTMRSCSDGCSLAEPLPVPLTSVDFAVWEKEDAQKQAQEVQSGLWLLSEAISVVRASVTSAMLQSLLDNSHSNLHSIRQVIRSLNFQEYMPPTGGTAHEETWRVSSMPELLRVHTNFLRGKVRLLLASAAACRRDGS; from the exons ATGGAGATACCTC GACTTGTTGCTGTGCTGTTGATGGTTCTGGAGTGGGCCCATTCAGGTCTGCCCTCTCCGCTGAGACCCATATGTGACCCGCGAGTGCTGGACCGTTTCATCAAGGAAGCTCGGGACATGGAGGTCACCATG CGGAGCTGCAGTGATGGGTGCAGCCTAGCGGAGCCTCTGCCAGTGCCCCTGACCAGTGTCGACTTTGCAGTCTGGGAGAAAGAAGAC GCCCAGAAGCAGGCTCAGGAGGTACAGTCAGGCCTGTGGCTGCTTTCTGAGGCCATCAGCGTGGTCCGGGCCTCAGTCACCAGCGCGATGCTGCAGAGCTTGCTGGACAACAGCCATAGCAACCTACACAGCATCAGGCAGGTGATACGCAGCCTCAACTTTCAG GAATACATGCCTCCAACAGGTGGCACTGCCCATGAGGAAACCTGGCGTGTGTCCTCCATGCCCGAGCTGCTCCGTGTCCACACAAACTTCCTGCGTGGCAAAgtgcgcctcctgctggcctcAGCGGCAGCCTGTCGCCGAGATGGCAGCTGA